ATATTGTTTCagtgacattttttattgaacaaaaaaaaaaaacttccttttAAAACTTCTACTTTTTTGGCAAGTTTCAGGTCTTTCATGTGGTTTCTGAGATGTAGTGAAAACACGCCTGCTGTATCTCAAGTACGTCACCTGAGCTGCTGGACCTGCTTCACGTTCTTTTTAAAGATCAGATGGGACACGTCCACAGAATACACCATCCTTGTACCAGCATGTCTTTTAATAATGAGCTattgtaatattaataacagacagagaagaagagagcGCAGCCTGGTGTGGCGGGAAGCCGAGTCGAGCCGTCAgaagaagtgtgtgttcctgtgtgatGCGGTTCTGCACATCTGCTACCATTTCctacacaccatcacaccatctaTGTGTTTCCCCTTTTTTGCAGCACACTCAGGGTATTTTTCCAAACGTCATATTTCACACCTCATGTGGTAAGTGATACGTTTTACTGTCATGTCTGACATTTTCAGAAATATTCCAAACCAATCTAGTTGGAATTGAGATCTTTTTATGACAGTAAATCTTCATTCAGGGCATCACAGAGTAATTAAAAAGTGAACTCTAAGATGCACCTTAGATTTGGAGACTAGCCTTATACGTTACTAAGCTTTTTTTTGATAGATAGCAAGTAAGCAAACTACGTCTTATCCAAAAATTGTGTCTTGTTGTCACATTGACATGTGATGTGAATAACGTTGATGATCACGTTACAGATCTTGTTCGGCTTCATGGAAATGGTGTTTCCCATCAATGGTGTCTTTTATCAGGATAATGCGGCCTTCTGCTCTGCAAACGTGGTTCAGGAACGGCTTGGGGAATCACCTCACCGCGGGTCTACCCCTACACTGGACCCACACCAGTTTGCCTATCGCACGAACAGGTCGACAGAGGATGCAGTTTCCACGGCTCTTCATTCAGCCCTCACTCACCTGGATAAAAACAACTCCTACATCAAAATGCTGTTCATTGACTTTAGCTCTGCGTTCAATACAGTCTTCCCCACTGTACTGGTCACTAAGCTCAGTGACCTGGGTATCTGCACCTCCACTTGCAGATTGATTCTGGACTTTCTCACCAAAAGACCTCAATCTGTTAGGGTGGGCAAACAGGTATCCTCAACCATCATTCTGACCACTGGCACCACACAGGGCTGTGTTCTGAGCCCACTGCTGTACTCCCTGTTCACCCTTGACAATGCTCCTCTGCTTAAACCTCTTCAACATCTTCATCaagtatgcagatgacaccaccGTAGTCGGCCAGATCAGCAACAACGACAAATCGGCCTACAGGGAAGAGATCCGAAGCCTGACAACATGGTGTGCCATCAACAACCTGACCCTCAAGGCCACAAAGACTAAAGAGCTCATCGTAGACTTTGAAAAATCTAACAGCAGGAGACATTTCCCACTCTACTGTACATCAATGGAACTGAGGTAAAGCGAATCTCCAGCTTTAAGTTCTTGGGAGTTcacatctctgaggatctgCCCTGGCACCAGAACACTTCAGCTCTGGTTAGTAAGGCACAACAACGCCTGTACTTCTTGAGGAGtcgatgccaaactgcatttcattgctgtgttcctgtactatgcaatgacaattaagttctatctatctatctatctatctatctatctatctatctatctatctatctatctatctatccatgaCCAAGGTGCTGACTCTGCCTCCAGATTCCCAACGATTTAAACCATGTGTAAAGTCCTACTTCTTTCTAAAATACCTAAACTAGCACTTGTTGAATTTCCTCCTAACGGAGTTATAGACTGATGGTTTTATCATTCTGTATCACTTCTGTAAATGTCTCTGGTGAAGGACGTCCACCTTGGCATGTAAACGTATCCAATCCACAGAGGCTTCACCTCATGACTGCTAACGTCTCGGTGCCAgaaaccacagcacaccttcagaagTGTTGTGGAGTCCAGGATTCGACGACACAAAGAGAACCTACACCATATCGAGCAggtgattttaatgttatgtcAGTGTACGCTCCATAAAGGTGCaccttatacagtatgtctgtaaTTACTGACCCCTCACCTGAAATGTTCCACCTGGCATTAATAGAGCGTCTGATCTGTTGATATGTTCAGTTAATCAGATAAGATTTCAACTGCTTAGTGAATCATTCTGAGAAGAGTAAAAGTCCCGCAGTAGTAATAATAAGTTTTTACATAACTAGTGTGAACATTTCCGAAGAATTTAACAATGTTCACTAACCATGTGAACAAAGTAATGTTCAAAAGTGAATTTCGATAATAATCcggttaattattatttttttaatggacaAAAGCAATATACAAGAGAAACATTTCTTGGTAGAAAAAAACATAAGACGTCGACTTGTTTTCCACAAGTTACCGGATCGATGCCGGAACCCTAAGCGATGTCAGTGCGTTTAAATCCAAATTACAGAAACATCATTCAGGTTGTTTatctaaagttaaaaaaatacacaaaaaaacaaaatgctaaaaaaactttctttgtgttttatctCAGACACGTGGGGACTCCGGGCTCATTCCGGGACGGGGTCCTGCGGAGGGACCGCTTTATAGTTCACCGCAGCTTGTGGCctgtaaacaaaatacaaaacaaataaaaacgtcTTAAATCTTCGCCATCTATTTACTTttcttataattaattattcattaaaatgattaaatgtagAAGAAGCAGATAAGTAAAATTTGCtaagaataaaaatgagagCACACCGAAAATCTGGGATTTTCCTCGTTTTAAAACAgaacgtttttttttagaaatgtgagaaatgtacaacaacaacaacaacaacaacaaagaatcCAGTATTGCGATATAAATTGTGTTAACTTCTTTGTATATTACTGGAGACTTTGTTATTTGTAACGCATGTGTGTATAagtagaaattaattaattaaattctaCTTTTATGGTTGATGATATCATTAGTCAGCGAAAAAACGTGTATTTAGTACCAGGAGATTTCCGACCACGTCGCGTACAAAGCAAATTAGCGACTAATCTATTTTTGATCATAAGGATTTTATTAAACCTGCAATTAAACCGAGTTAATAGGAAACCGACACACGTAATAATTAgggattaattaattattataatcttGTCAGTAGGAGACTCACTCGCTAGCCTTGGCTGCGttgtatttcttctttttcagatGATGAGCGATGAACCACACCAGCAGCACGATGAAGGCGACACACAGCAGGGCTCCAATCACAGCGCCTGCGATCGCTGCGTCGTTCATGTCTGGACAAGAAGATTTAACAAGCTCATTAACGCTAACGCTAACGGCTCTGTCATCTGGAGGAAGTGTGTGAAGGAATCTTAAATTATGCCATGAATCaacaactgtacacacacacacacacacacacacacacacacacaaggatgcTACCTGAGTTCAGATCAATGGTGCAGGTAGAGGAGCCCACGATGTTGGAGGCGTTGCACTGATACTTTCCAAATTCAAACTGAGAAATGTTCCTGATGTACAGAATCCCGGTTTGTACGTCtacagcaaaaaacaaacaaaaagcaaaatttAGATGTTCACCTTCACATTCATACAATTATCAAACCAGCCAATCACATGCCACATGAGAGCACAGAATCATGTAGATAAGGGTTCAAGGTAAACTGGttctattttacatttacaaaatgacCTTCTGCATGAGTTTAGCGCTCAGAAATGAACCGCAGACTGCGATCACGACTGGATTTAACTACAACTTAtccaaatcaaatttaatccaCGGTGTAGACATTTTGAATTCTTCAGTCTCAGAACTCGGGACCGATCAAGTCCACAATCGACAGCAACAACATGTGTGTCAAATTGTCACTTGTTTAGTGTGAATGCAGTTTTGCCCTTTTCCCTGTTTGTACTGAAATACGCCCCCTAGTGGCAATTGTCAGATGCTGCAAGCAATATACTGTCACATCTATTTGTAGCTGTATCTTGGATAAAACATTAAACTGTATAGAATTATGAGAAATATATATGATATGTTATGGATAAGTATTTAGTTATCAAGTATGAATATGTTCTGATCTAATTCTAATCAGCTAGCAAAAGCCAAGTGCACtgaaacaaatgtttgaaagAACAGGCAGAgaaaaagctctctctctctctctctctctctctctctctctctctctctcacacacacacacacacacacacactctctctctctcacacactctctcactctctctctctctctctctctctctctctctcacacacacacacactctctctctcacacacacacacacacacactctctctctctctcacacacacacacacactctctctctcacacacacacacacacacacacactctctctttcactctctctctctctcactgactctctctctctttctctctctctctcacacacacacacactctctctctctctctctctctcccatgctctctctctcactctctctttctctctctctccctctctctcactctctttctctctctctctctcgctctgtctcactcactctgtctctctctctctctctctctctctctctctctctctctctcacactttttcacacacacacacacacacacacacacacacacacacacacacacacacacacactctctctctctctcactctctctctctctctctctctctctctctctctctctctctctctctctctctctctctctctctctctctctctctctctctctctctctcccatgctctcactctcactctctctttctcactctcccctctctctctcactctctctctctttctcactctctctctctttctctctctctctatcgctctgtctctctctctctctctctctctctctctctctctctctctctctctctctctcacactttttcacacacacacacacacacacacacacacacacacacacacacacacacacacacacacacacacacacacacactctctctctctgtcactctctctctctctctctctctctctctctctctctctcactcacactctctctctctctctctctctctctctctctctctctctctctctctcccatgctctcactctcactctctctttctcactctcccctctctctctcactctctctctctttctcactctctctctctttctctctctctctatcgctctgtctctctctctctctctctctctctctctctctctctctctctcacactttttcacacacacacgcacttgtAATGCCCTTCACTTGTTTGCTGGTCCCTTGATTAAGCACGGTCCAGGTGTATGCAGGGGAGGGGCTTCCTTTCTCTGAGTGGCAGGTGAGTGTGACCAGGTGACCCGTCGACACGTCTCCATGTACAGCACAGAACGGCTGTGACGGCGTCTCTTCAAGATGACAAAAACAACATGTTTTACAGCATTACAGTGAGGTGATACAGATGATACCTACATCATCATTCTCCTGATAAACACTTTTACAATCAAACTACTTTATGATATCCGAATTTATCAGCGCTATTAATGATAGTATTCTTGAATAAACTTTAAACAGCTACACCtttaatttcattacatttctgaGTGTAACAATCTAAGACGTGTGTTACGTATGACACGTCACAAACAGACAGGTCCAGTGTAAAAGCCTTTTGGAgattataaactctataaaatatataacatttgaACTATATACATATTTGAAGCTGTTCTATCCAACTAGGTTCCTAAGTAGTGGAAGCTGTGGTACCAAACACATGGACCCTGACGTTAGCCTCGGTGGTGCCCTCGATATCGGGGAGGTTGCGGACTTCACACGTGTAGGTTCCGGCGTCTGCGGTCTGCATGTTGC
This genomic interval from Tachysurus vachellii isolate PV-2020 chromosome 17, HZAU_Pvac_v1, whole genome shotgun sequence contains the following:
- the LOC132860236 gene encoding V-set and immunoglobulin domain-containing protein 1-like — protein: MSPLGTVVVLLGFIGGTVSITVQVSPKVLNVTIGQTASLGCNFVTNQPLNNLMVQWSLYPWRSETPVPVFFYQSGNYVIGQHFQNRLKVLSKMGIDMNASISISNMQTADAGTYTCEVRNLPDIEGTTEANVRVHVFETPSQPFCAVHGDVSTGHLVTLTCHSEKGSPSPAYTWTVLNQGTSKQVKGITNVQTGILYIRNISQFEFGKYQCNASNIVGSSTCTIDLNSDMNDAAIAGAVIGALLCVAFIVLLVWFIAHHLKKKKYNAAKASEPQAAVNYKAVPPQDPVPE